The following proteins are co-located in the Streptococcus anginosus genome:
- a CDS encoding amino acid permease, with translation MSEKNSENNKNKMERGLKNRHVQIIAIAGTIGTGLFLGAGRSISLTGPSIILIYMLTGVFMYLMMRAIGEMLYYDPDQHTFINFITKYLGNGWGYFSGWSYWISLIFIGMAEITAVAQYVQFWFPTWPAWLIQIVFLAVLSMVNLIAVRVFGEVEFWFAMVKIVAIIALIVTAIFMVLTGFKTPNGVASISNISQNFQLFPNGFMSFVMGFQMVFFAYQAIEFIGITTSETANPRQVLPKAIKEIPLRIVLFYGGSLLAIMAIIPWRDLATTDSPFVIVFKLAGLKWAAALINFVVLTSAASALNSTLYSTGRHLYQIAHDSPNRFLNGIGAGKLSRQNVPQNAILTSAVVIALAAFIQVLPGVSDSFALITASSSGVYIAIYALTMIAHLKYRKSKEFMADGYLMPAYKFLNPLTLLFFAFVFITLFLQKSTVVGAIGSAIWILIFGIYSQLKFKDK, from the coding sequence ATGAGTGAAAAGAATTCTGAAAATAATAAGAATAAAATGGAACGTGGCTTAAAAAATCGTCATGTCCAAATCATTGCTATTGCTGGGACAATTGGAACGGGTCTCTTTTTGGGAGCAGGACGTTCGATTAGTCTGACAGGGCCGTCAATTATTCTCATTTACATGTTGACCGGCGTCTTTATGTATTTGATGATGCGGGCGATTGGAGAGATGTTGTATTATGATCCAGACCAGCACACATTTATCAACTTCATTACCAAGTATCTTGGGAATGGCTGGGGCTATTTTTCCGGTTGGTCCTATTGGATTTCTCTCATTTTTATCGGTATGGCAGAAATCACGGCAGTTGCACAATATGTCCAATTTTGGTTTCCGACTTGGCCGGCATGGCTGATTCAAATCGTCTTCCTTGCTGTTTTGAGTATGGTCAATCTGATTGCAGTCCGAGTTTTTGGTGAAGTTGAATTTTGGTTTGCCATGGTCAAGATTGTAGCGATTATTGCTTTGATTGTGACAGCGATTTTTATGGTGTTGACAGGCTTTAAAACGCCCAATGGTGTAGCCAGCATCAGCAATATCAGTCAAAATTTCCAATTATTTCCTAATGGTTTTATGAGTTTTGTCATGGGCTTTCAAATGGTCTTCTTTGCTTATCAAGCTATTGAATTTATTGGAATCACAACGTCTGAAACGGCAAATCCTCGGCAGGTATTGCCAAAGGCTATTAAAGAAATCCCCTTGCGGATCGTTCTTTTCTACGGTGGCTCTTTGCTTGCAATTATGGCGATTATCCCTTGGCGGGATTTAGCAACCACAGATTCTCCCTTTGTGATTGTTTTCAAGTTGGCAGGCCTTAAATGGGCTGCAGCTTTGATTAACTTTGTCGTATTGACTTCAGCTGCTTCAGCTTTGAACTCTACCTTGTATTCGACTGGGCGTCATTTGTATCAAATTGCACATGATTCACCTAATCGCTTTTTGAATGGAATCGGTGCTGGGAAATTATCCAGACAAAATGTTCCGCAAAACGCTATTTTGACCTCAGCGGTAGTGATTGCATTAGCTGCTTTTATTCAGGTGTTACCAGGAGTATCAGACTCCTTTGCTTTGATTACTGCTTCTTCATCAGGAGTTTATATTGCTATCTATGCACTCACTATGATTGCTCACCTGAAATACAGAAAATCAAAAGAATTTATGGCAGATGGCTATCTAATGCCAGCCTATAAGTTTCTCAATCCTCTTACTTTGCTCTTCTTTGCCTTTGTATTTATAACCCTCTTTTTACAAAAATCAACTGTTGTAGGAGCAATCGGTTCAGCTATTTGGATACTTATATTTGGTATCTATAGCCAATTGAAATTTAAAGATAAATAA
- a CDS encoding nicotinate phosphoribosyltransferase, producing the protein MYPDDSLTLHTDLYQINMMQVYFRRNIHNKRAVFEVYFRKEPFHSGYAVFAGLERMVHYLNHLTFSDSDIAYLRSLDYDEEFLDYLANLKLELTVRSAQEGDLVFANEPIVQVEGPLAQCQLVETALLNIVNYQTLVATKAARIRSVIENEPLMEFGTRRAQEMDAAIWGTRAAVIGGANGTSNVRAGKLFDIPVLGTHAHALVQVYRNDYEAFKAYAETHHDCVFLVDTYDTFRLGVPAAIQVAREMGDKINFLGVRIDSGDLAYISKKVRQQLDEAGFPNAKIYASNDLDENTILNLKMQKAKIDVWGVGTKLITAYDQPALGAVYKIVAIEDEHGNLRNTIKLSNNVEKVSTPGKKQVWRITSRAKGKSEGDYITYDGVDVNAIAKLEMFHPTYTYINKTVTNFDAVPLLVDIFKQGQLVYQLPSLTEIQTYARKEFDKLWDEYKRVLNPQDYPVDLARDVWQDKVDLIDQMRKKANQMGETK; encoded by the coding sequence ATGTATCCAGATGATAGTTTAACCTTGCATACGGATTTGTATCAAATCAACATGATGCAAGTTTATTTTAGAAGAAATATTCATAATAAACGAGCTGTTTTTGAAGTTTATTTTCGGAAAGAGCCCTTTCATAGTGGCTATGCGGTTTTTGCTGGCTTGGAGCGGATGGTTCATTATTTAAATCATTTGACATTTTCAGATAGTGATATTGCCTATCTTCGTTCTCTTGACTATGATGAAGAATTTTTAGACTATTTAGCAAATTTGAAATTGGAATTAACAGTGCGGTCTGCACAAGAGGGAGATTTGGTCTTTGCCAATGAACCCATTGTTCAAGTAGAAGGTCCCCTTGCTCAATGTCAATTAGTGGAAACCGCCTTATTAAACATTGTCAACTATCAAACCTTGGTAGCGACAAAGGCAGCTCGGATTCGCTCAGTCATCGAAAATGAGCCTTTAATGGAATTTGGTACACGCCGAGCACAGGAAATGGATGCGGCTATCTGGGGAACTCGTGCGGCAGTGATTGGTGGAGCAAATGGAACCAGTAATGTTCGTGCTGGAAAGCTCTTTGATATTCCAGTCTTAGGAACGCATGCTCATGCTCTCGTCCAAGTCTATAGAAATGACTATGAAGCTTTTAAGGCGTATGCTGAAACGCACCATGACTGTGTTTTCTTGGTGGATACCTATGATACATTCCGCCTCGGTGTTCCTGCAGCGATTCAAGTAGCGCGTGAAATGGGGGATAAAATCAATTTCCTTGGAGTCCGGATTGACTCAGGGGATTTGGCTTATATTTCTAAAAAAGTCCGCCAGCAGTTGGATGAAGCTGGTTTTCCAAATGCTAAAATCTACGCCTCTAACGACTTGGATGAAAATACAATCCTCAACTTAAAAATGCAAAAGGCAAAGATTGATGTGTGGGGCGTTGGAACTAAGCTCATCACGGCTTATGACCAACCAGCACTGGGAGCCGTTTATAAGATTGTGGCTATTGAAGATGAACATGGCAATTTGCGTAATACGATTAAGCTCTCTAATAATGTGGAAAAAGTATCAACACCAGGTAAAAAACAAGTTTGGCGGATTACTAGCCGTGCAAAAGGCAAGTCAGAAGGAGACTATATCACTTATGATGGCGTAGATGTGAATGCTATTGCCAAATTAGAAATGTTCCACCCAACTTACACCTACATCAATAAAACAGTGACAAATTTTGATGCAGTACCTCTGTTGGTAGATATTTTTAAACAAGGTCAACTTGTGTACCAATTGCCAAGCTTAACAGAAATCCAAACATATGCTCGCAAAGAGTTTGATAAGTTGTGGGACGAATACAAACGTGTCCTTAATCCGCAAGATTATCCTGTGGATTTGGCGCGTGATGTATGGCAAGACAAGGTTGATTTGATTGATCAAATGCGCAAAAAAGCGAATCAAATGGGAGAAACAAAATGA
- the nadE gene encoding ammonia-dependent NAD(+) synthetase, with translation MTLQETIIQQLGVKPVIDPQEEIRKSIDFLKDYLKKHSFLKTYVLGISGGQDSTLAGRLAQLAIEEMRAETGDASYQFIAVRLPYGVQADEDDAQRALAFIQPDVSLVVNIKESADAMTKAVEATGATVSDFNKGNIKARSRMIAQYALAGSYKGAVVGTDHAAENVTAFFTKFGDGGADILPLYRLNKRQGKQLLAALGADSALYEKVPTADLEEEKPGIADEVALGVTYNEIDDYLEGKTISDQAKARIESWWHKGEHKRHLPITIFDDFWK, from the coding sequence ATGACCTTACAAGAAACGATTATCCAGCAATTAGGCGTGAAACCTGTCATTGACCCACAGGAAGAAATTCGTAAATCCATTGATTTTTTAAAGGATTATCTTAAAAAACATTCTTTTTTGAAAACCTATGTTTTAGGAATTTCGGGCGGACAAGATTCTACTTTAGCAGGACGTTTGGCGCAATTGGCAATAGAGGAAATGCGTGCGGAGACTGGCGATGCTAGCTATCAATTTATCGCAGTGCGTTTGCCATATGGGGTGCAGGCTGACGAAGACGATGCACAGCGAGCTCTTGCTTTTATCCAGCCGGATGTCAGTCTTGTTGTCAACATCAAAGAAAGTGCAGATGCTATGACAAAAGCGGTTGAGGCTACAGGAGCGACTGTCTCAGACTTCAATAAAGGCAACATCAAAGCTCGCAGCCGCATGATTGCGCAATACGCTTTAGCAGGCTCTTATAAAGGAGCAGTTGTCGGAACAGATCATGCAGCAGAAAATGTAACAGCTTTCTTTACGAAATTTGGTGATGGTGGTGCAGACATTCTGCCACTTTATCGTCTCAATAAACGGCAAGGGAAACAGCTGTTGGCTGCCTTGGGCGCTGATTCTGCCCTCTATGAAAAAGTACCAACAGCAGACCTGGAAGAAGAAAAGCCAGGCATTGCAGATGAAGTCGCTCTCGGTGTCACTTACAACGAAATTGATGACTATTTGGAAGGTAAAACCATTTCTGACCAAGCGAAAGCAAGGATTGAATCTTGGTGGCACAAAGGGGAGCACAAACGTCATTTGCCGATTACAATCTTCGATGATTTTTGGAAATAA